CTTTACCATTCAGGAGATTTACCATGCATAAACAGGTTCGAACAAGAGACACAAAAATAGTTCCCATCGGTAATTCTAAAGGAATCCGCATTCCCAAAGCACTCCTTCAAAAATATGGCCTGAAAGATTCCCTGTTAATAGAAGAAACGGATCAAGGGCTGCTCCTTCGAAATAAGGAAGAAAGCAAGCTTTCCTGGAAAGATACCTTTAAAGCCATGGCCGATGAAAAAGAACAATGGGACGATTTCGACACAACGCTCCTTGACGGCCTGGAGGATGAAAATTTTGATTATTAAACGGTACGAAATCTATTTCGCCGATCTTAATCCCACCATAGGTAGTGAAATAAAAAAAGTACGTCCCGTCGTTATCATCAGCCAGGACGAAATGAACAAATATCTGGATACCGTCGTTGTCTGTCCATTAACATCTAAATTGCACCCGCAATGGAGGACACGCCTTCAAATCAAATGTGCCGGGAAAAATGCCGAGGTCGCTGTTGATCAAATTCGTACAATCAGCAAACAACGATTAAAAAAGAAAACAGACCAGTTATCTCCGAACAAGGCAGCCCAGTTACGCAAACTGATAACGGATATGTACGGCGAATAATTTTTTTTGTCCGTTATAAAATGCCCCCCCCGCAGCTTTTCCAAGTGCAATTTTGATAAACTCGTGAAAAGCTTTTTCAGGCCACCGATGGCCACAACACCCGAAAGAAAGATATGGATTCTTGGGAGCGGCTGCCACGCAAAAATAACCTTTGGTAGATTCCACTTCCTCAGAAGTCGAAAATCTCATCTTTCCTTCATTCCGGCGCAGGCCGGAATCCAGTTATTTCAATACCTTAAATAATATTTCATAAACAACACATCAAACGGCAAGTGTGGAAATTTTTTAAGTCCATTTTCCACGAACCCCAATTTTATATACCAATTCATTAAATCTGTATTTTCGGCGATGATCCCAATGTTGATTTCAGGGACCCCCTTCGTCCGCGCATATTGAAAAACATGCCGAACAAGCGCCGCTCCAATTCCCCGCTTTCGATAAGCAGGCAGCACAGACAACCGGTTGAGATAGCCAACTTCGGGATTGGGTTGCTCGAAGGCCACGCAACCTGCATTTTCGTCATTGATTTTGTATAAGAAATACTCTTCCCCTCTTTCAAAGTCAGCCAACGCCCATGCTTCATCATAGAAGGAAGGGTGTTTGGGATTGTTCTCTTTCGTGATGCCGAACTTAACGGCCACATCTTTGTTCGACAGCGATACGATTTTTGCGATTGCTTTCGCATCCTCGGTGCTTGCAGCGGAAATAGTCATTGATTGGGTTGCCGCCTTTTGGTCGGGCACTGTGTCTCAAGCCACGATGGATTATAGGTGTATTCACGAATATTGCCTGATAGGCAGTCCTTGACCCAAGATGTGGCTTGACTGAATTTGAATCGAGACATCTCTTTCTGGCCAACGAACTGCGAATACACCGGGAATATCAAGAACGCCTTCCCTT
This window of the uncultured Desulfosarcina sp. genome carries:
- a CDS encoding type II toxin-antitoxin system PemK/MazF family toxin, whose translation is MKILIIKRYEIYFADLNPTIGSEIKKVRPVVIISQDEMNKYLDTVVVCPLTSKLHPQWRTRLQIKCAGKNAEVAVDQIRTISKQRLKKKTDQLSPNKAAQLRKLITDMYGE
- a CDS encoding AbrB/MazE/SpoVT family DNA-binding domain-containing protein gives rise to the protein MHKQVRTRDTKIVPIGNSKGIRIPKALLQKYGLKDSLLIEETDQGLLLRNKEESKLSWKDTFKAMADEKEQWDDFDTTLLDGLEDENFDY
- a CDS encoding GNAT family N-acetyltransferase encodes the protein MPDQKAATQSMTISAASTEDAKAIAKIVSLSNKDVAVKFGITKENNPKHPSFYDEAWALADFERGEEYFLYKINDENAGCVAFEQPNPEVGYLNRLSVLPAYRKRGIGAALVRHVFQYARTKGVPEINIGIIAENTDLMNWYIKLGFVENGLKKFPHLPFDVLFMKYYLRY